In one Dama dama isolate Ldn47 chromosome 5, ASM3311817v1, whole genome shotgun sequence genomic region, the following are encoded:
- the TNFRSF13B gene encoding tumor necrosis factor receptor superfamily member 13B isoform X1, translating into MSGLGRRRQGGRSLAGQEESTPQGPRRGVAMEPCPEELYWDSLLNTCVSCKPTCSSQIPRTCAAFCKSLSCRQEQGRYYDLLLRDCVSCASICGRHPKQCTHYCENTLRSQVSLLPEVRRQRAGEALTRADSLGRYQVPEHRGLDAVPAPAGLKLSADQLALVYSTLGLCLCAIVCCFLLAVACFLKRRGVQVSFPTRPGPCPTQAKTSKDHWMEAGCVAGAPPEPVETCSFCFPECRVPTQESAGAPPTPRSERTERRARPGQSAAGQPCVHAANGGIEAVYTPAQEGGLAT; encoded by the exons CCCCACAGGGCCCGCGGCGGGGGGTGGCCATGGAGCCCTGCCCCGAAGAGCTGTACTGGGACTCACTGCTGaacacctgcgtctcctgcaaacCCACCTGCAGCAGCCAGATTCCGCGCACCTGTGCGGCCTTCTGCA agtccCTCAGTTGCCGCCAAGAGCAAGGCAGGTACTATGACCTGCTCCTGAGGGACTGCGTCAGCTGTGCCTCCATCTGCGGACGTCACCCCAAGCAGTGCACACACTACTGTGAGAACACGCTGAGGAGCCAAGTGAGCCTTCTACCAGAAGTCAGGAGACAGCGGGCCGGAGAGGCCCTAACCCGAGCGGACAGCCTGGGGAGGTACCAGGTGCCAGAGCACAGAGGCTTGGATGCGGTTCCAG CGCCTGCAGGGCTGAAGCTGAGTGCTGACCAACTGGCCCTGGTCTACAGCACGCTGGGCCTATGTCTCTGTGCCATCGTCTGCTGCTTCCTGCTGGCCGTGGCCTGCTTCCTCAAGAGGAGGGGGGTCCAGGTCTCCTTCCCGACGCGCCCAGGGCCGTGTCCCACGCAGGCCAAGACCTCCAAGG ATCACTGGATGGAAGCCGGCTGCGTGGCAGGGGCGCCGCCCGAGCCGGTGGAGACGTGTAGCTTCTGCTTCCCGGAGTGCAGGGTGCCCACCCAGGAAAGCGCAGGCGCGCCCCCGACACCCAGGTCCGAGCGCACAGAGAGGAGGGCGCGCCCCGGCCAGAGCGCAGCCGGACAGCCCTGCGTGCACGCTGCGAACGGCGGGATCGAAGCGGTGTACACGCCCGCGCAGGAAGGAGGCCTGGCCACGTGA
- the TNFRSF13B gene encoding tumor necrosis factor receptor superfamily member 13B isoform X2 has product MSGLGRRRQGGRSLAGQEESKSLSCRQEQGRYYDLLLRDCVSCASICGRHPKQCTHYCENTLRSQVSLLPEVRRQRAGEALTRADSLGRYQVPEHRGLDAVPAPAGLKLSADQLALVYSTLGLCLCAIVCCFLLAVACFLKRRGVQVSFPTRPGPCPTQAKTSKDHWMEAGCVAGAPPEPVETCSFCFPECRVPTQESAGAPPTPRSERTERRARPGQSAAGQPCVHAANGGIEAVYTPAQEGGLAT; this is encoded by the exons agtccCTCAGTTGCCGCCAAGAGCAAGGCAGGTACTATGACCTGCTCCTGAGGGACTGCGTCAGCTGTGCCTCCATCTGCGGACGTCACCCCAAGCAGTGCACACACTACTGTGAGAACACGCTGAGGAGCCAAGTGAGCCTTCTACCAGAAGTCAGGAGACAGCGGGCCGGAGAGGCCCTAACCCGAGCGGACAGCCTGGGGAGGTACCAGGTGCCAGAGCACAGAGGCTTGGATGCGGTTCCAG CGCCTGCAGGGCTGAAGCTGAGTGCTGACCAACTGGCCCTGGTCTACAGCACGCTGGGCCTATGTCTCTGTGCCATCGTCTGCTGCTTCCTGCTGGCCGTGGCCTGCTTCCTCAAGAGGAGGGGGGTCCAGGTCTCCTTCCCGACGCGCCCAGGGCCGTGTCCCACGCAGGCCAAGACCTCCAAGG ATCACTGGATGGAAGCCGGCTGCGTGGCAGGGGCGCCGCCCGAGCCGGTGGAGACGTGTAGCTTCTGCTTCCCGGAGTGCAGGGTGCCCACCCAGGAAAGCGCAGGCGCGCCCCCGACACCCAGGTCCGAGCGCACAGAGAGGAGGGCGCGCCCCGGCCAGAGCGCAGCCGGACAGCCCTGCGTGCACGCTGCGAACGGCGGGATCGAAGCGGTGTACACGCCCGCGCAGGAAGGAGGCCTGGCCACGTGA
- the USP22 gene encoding ubiquitin carboxyl-terminal hydrolase 22 produces MDAELVVTPPGCAHLGSFKVDNWKQNLRAIYQCFVWSGSAEARKRKAKSCVCHVCGLHLNRLHSCLHCVFFGCFTKKHIHEHAKSKRHNLAIELMYGGIYCFLCQDYIYDKDIEIIAKEEQRKAWKMQGVGEKFSTWEPTKRELELLKHNPKRRKITSNCTIGLRGLINLGNTCFMNCIVQALTHTPLLRDFFLSDRHRCEMQSPSSCLVCEMSSLFQEFYSGHRSPHIPYKLLHLVWTHARHLAGYEQQDAHEFLIAALDVLHRHCKGDDNGKKANNPNHCNCIIDQIFTGGLQSDVTCQVCHGVSTTIDPFWDISLDLPGSSTPFWPLSPGSESSVVNGESHVSGTTTLTDCLRRFTRPEHLGSSAKIKCSGCHSYQESTKQLTMKKLPIVACFHLKRFEHSAKLRRKITTYVSFPLELDMTPFMASSKESRMNGQYQQPTDSLNNDNKYSLFAVVNHQGTLESGHYTSFIRQHKDQWFKCDDAIITKASIADVLDSEGYLLFYHKQFLEYE; encoded by the exons ATGGACGCGGAGCTCGTGGTGACGCCGCCGGGCTGCGCGCACCTGGGCAGCTTCAAGGTGGACAACTGGAAGCAGAACCTGCGCGCCATCTACCAGTGCTTCGTGTGGAGCGGCTCGGCGGAGGCCCGCAAGCGCAAG GCGAAGTCGTGCGTCTGTCATGTGTGTGGCCTCCACCTGAACCGGCTGCACTCCTGCCTGCACTGTGTCTTCTTCGGCTGTTTCACGAAGAAGCACATTCACGAGCACGCCAAATCCAAGAGGCACAACCTGG ccATCGAGCTCATGTATGGAGGTATCTACTGCTTTTTGTGTCAGGACTACATTTATGACAAAGACATAGAAATCATTGCCAAAGAGGAGCAGCGGAAAGCTTGGAAGATGCAAG GTGTCGGGGAGAAGTTTTCAACGTGGGAGCCGACCAAACGGGAGCTCGAGCTGCTGAAACACAACCCCAAGCGGCGGAAGATCACGTCCAACTGCACCATCG GTCTGCGCGGCCTCATCAACCTGGGGAACACGTGCTTCATGAACTGCATCGTGCAGGCGCTAACACACACGCCCCTGCTGCGTGACTTCTTCCTGTCCGACCGGCACCGCTGTGAGATGCAGAGCCCCAGCTCCTGCCTGGTCTGCGAGATGTCCTCCCTCTTCCAGGAG TTCTACTCGGGGCACCGGTCCCCCCACATCCCGTACAAGCTGCTGCACCTGGTGTGGACGCACGCCcggcacctggcaggctacgaGCAGCAGGACGCACACGAGTTCCTCATCGCGGCCCTGGACGTCCTGCACCGGCACTGCAAAG GTGACGATAATGGGAAGAAGGCCAACAACCCCAACCACTGCAACTGCATCATAGACCAGATCTTCACGGGGGGGCTGCAGTCTGACGTTACCTGCCAGGTGTGCCA CGGGGTCTCCACCACCATCGACCCCTTCTGGGACATCAGCCTGGACCTCCCTGGCTCTTCCACCCCCTTCTGGCCTCTGAGCCCTGGAAGCGAGAGCAGTGTGGTAAATGGGGAAAGCCACGTGTCAGGAACCACGACCCTCACCGACTGCCTGCGGAG ATTTACCAGACCAGAGCACTTAGGAAGCAGTGCCAAGATCAAATGTAGCGGTTGCCATAGCTACCAGGAGTCCACCAAGCAGCTCACCATGAAAAAGCTGCCCATTGTGGCCTGCTTCCACCTCAAA CGGTTCGAACACTCAGCCAAACTCCGGCGTAAGATCACCACCTACGTGTCCTTCCCCCTGGAGCTGGACATGACCCCCTTCATGGCCTCCAG CAAAGAGAGCAGGATGAACGGGCAGTACCAGCAGCCGACAGACAGTCTCAACAACGACAACAA GTACTCGTTGTTTGCGGTGGTCAACCACCAGGGGACCCTGGAGAGCGGCCACTACACCAGCTTCATCCGACAGCACAAGGACCAGTGGTTCAAATGTGATGACGCCATCATCACCAAGGCCAGCATCGCGGACGTGCTGGACAGCGAGGG GTATTTGCTGTTCTACCACAAGCAGTTCCTGGAGTACGAGTAG